A stretch of DNA from Planococcus antarcticus DSM 14505:
GCAGCCTGTCGATTAACTCAAATTCTTCAGGAACCTTGAACTTCGCCATAAATCTCCTAAAAAATTCCCTTGAAATTGAATGAGAACCCTTACATGATTATTTAAAAAAGTTCAAACACTTATACTATTGATTCAAAGTTAGTATAGTCGTTCTTTTTTTGAATTACAAGTCAAATTTCTAATTATCAGAATATTGTTCCATAAAAAAAGAGAGGCTCTGTGTATATCAAAGCCCCTCTTGCTATTACTCCCCCAAGTCCGCATTATGATAGACCTGCTGAACATCTTCCAAATCCTCAATAGCATCGATCATTTTTTCGAACTGCACCTGCGCGTCTTCCGGCAGCGGCAATTCATTTTGAGCAAGCATGGTCAGTTCAGCCACAGTGAATTCCGTAATGCCGGCATTTTTAAATGCCTCCTGCACCAAATGGTATTGATCTGGCTCTGCGTAGACGATGACTTCGTCTTCTTCTTCCATGATATCGCGGACATCGATGTCTGCTTCCATCATCAATTCCAGAACTTCGTCAGCTGTTTTGCCTTCGATGCCGAACACTGCTGTGTGGTCGAACATATATGCGACAGATCCGCTGACTCCCATGTTTCCGCCATTCTTGCCGAAAGCTGCACGGACATCCGATGCCGTACGGTTGACGTTGTTTGTTAAAGTATCCACAATCACCATGGAGCCATTTGGTCCGAATCCTTCATAACGTAATTCGTCATAGCTTTCTTCCGATCCGCCTTTGGCTTTTTCCACTGCGCGGTCAATAATCGCTCTCGGAATGCTATAGGTCTTTGCACGTTCCAAAACTACTTTTAAGGCTTGGTTCGATTCCGGATCCGGTTCGCCCTGTTTGGCTGCTACATATATCTCACGTCCGAATTTCGCATAAATCCGACTTGTGTTGGCATCTTTGGATGCTTTTTTTTCTTTAATATTATTCCACTTGCGTCCCATTAAATTTCCTTCTCTCTATAAAGTCTTACACTGAATGATAGTCACTATCTACTATTATAGTACAAATCATTCAAATGTAACGTATTTCAAAGTTAAAAGAGCAGTTTTTATCCATTTAAAGGATAACACTGCCCGATCTAAAGTGAGATTGTAGAATTCCCATAGTTTAATTAATAAGGAGCTTGTTGATGGAAATAATTTGGTTTAACCAAGTTGTTCTTGTAAGGCTTATGGAAAATATGAGTTGTTGCTGGAGACATGGGTGGAATCAGCCAAGCCCAGTTGCCAGTTACATCGCGTTCTTCCGCTTCTTCTTTTTTCTCGAAATTTTTAAATTGCTTTGCTGCTGTATGATGGTCGACAATGGTCACTCCGGCATTTTGAAACGATTCCAATACCGCGATGTTCAATTCGACTAAAGCTTTGTCTTTCCATAGAGAACGGTTTGACTGTGTATTTAATTTCATCAATTTTGCTAGTTCCGGCAAGGCATTGTACCGATCTTCATCCGCTAAGTTTCTCGCGCCAATTTCAGTTCCCATATACCAGCCGTTAAAAGGCGCCATCTTGTATTCAATGCCGCCAATTTCAAGCAACATATCCGAAATAAGCGGTACTCCATACCATTTCAAACCGAGCTGTGAGAATTCCAGGATTTCTGGATGATTGATTTCAACTTCTTTAATCGATTGTCGTGGAATTTCTTTTAAAGAAAGTTCATTGTTTGGCATTTGAATCACTAATGGCAAAATATCAAAAGCTGATCTTTCTCCTTGCCAACCAAGCTTTTGACATTTTTTGGTGAATTCAATAGAACTCGAATCTCCGATAATACCGTTTTCAGTTTCATATCCTGCATACCGAACGAGCTGATGGTTCCACAACCTCATCGGTTGTTCATTTTTTGTTGCCGGTCGAAAAATGGTAATGGTTGGACGAATCTTTCCGTCGTTTGTTGCGAAATCAATATGGCGAATTAATGCATCGAAAACACCTTCTGCCGATGTTTGATGCCGTTCATCAAAGACTGTCAGCGAATTCCAGAATAACCGTCCAATACACCGATTATTATTACGCCAAGCCATACGTGCACCATGTTCTAACTCTTCATAACTGTGTGTATAAGTCCCCGTACTTTTGATTTCCGTTTTGATTTCAAGCAATCTATCGGCTTTTTGGTGTTCGCTCTTGCCCAGTTCATCGAAACAAATGCTTAGATAGTCAGTGGCTTCTTCCAATAAAGACATAGTCAAATTGCTGATTGTCATTGTTTTCACTCCTTGCCCATATCATATCACTCGCACCTTATTCTTTTCAGTGACAGAACTCTGAACTCCCTATGTTTTCATTCACTTTTCCAGTACACTTGAACAAACTAAAGAACTTGTCAGGAGGAGCTCACACCGATGGTCAAAGCAATTTTTTTCGATCTAGATGACACTTTATTATGGGATAAGAAAAGTGTTGAAAAAGCGTTTCAGGAAACATGCCATTTTGCTGAAGAATTAACAGGCCAGGACTGTTCTGGTTTAGAAAAAGAAGTAAGAGCTGCCGCAACTGAACTTTACGCAAGTTATGATACATACGAATTCACCAAAATGATTGGCATCAACCCTTTCGAAGGCTTGTGGGGGACCTTTGACGATGAAGGACCCGAGTTTCAGCAAATGAAAACTATTGTTCCGTCTTATCGCCAAGAAGCCTGGACAGCTGGATTGAAAAAAATCAACATTGATAACAGTTCCACAATCGGTAGTCAGCTTGCTGATTATTTCCCTGAAGCACGCAAAAGAAACCCTGTATTATACGAAGAAAGTTTAAAGGTGCTAGAAGACTTGAAAGAACATTATCATTTGCTCTTATTGACCAACGGATCGCCCAGCCTACAAGGTCTCAAACTCGAAATCACACCTGAAATCGCTCCTTTTTTTGATTGCGTCGTGATTTCTGGAGCATTCGGAGTAGGCAAACCGGATCCAAGTATTTTTGAACACGCTTTATCAAAATTCGATCTTTCTGCCGACGAAGTCCTAATGGTCGGAGATAACTTGATGACGGATATTATTGGTGCTGAAAAAGCGGGAATCCGTTCTGTCTGGATCAATCGTGAACAGAAGGCTCCGCACGAATCAATCATTCCAACATATGAAATTCAGCATTTAGAGGAATTGCTTCAACTGTTAGAACAACTGTAATCAACAAAGGAGGTCCTCATAGTGAGGACCTCCTTTCAGACCGTAAACAAAATCTACCCGAAACGAATAGCAATGAAGATTTATTCTATAACCATCCTAAATATTCTTTTGTCTACAATCTCAAGGGAAGTCCTCATAGTGAGGACCTCCCTTTCTTTGGTTATAAATTAATAGCTGTAACTCCTTGGATCTCATCTAATTTCGCTAATTGCTCGAGACTCCCTGCTTCTGCAGATTTGTCGATTGATAGCATCATGATGGCATCTCCACCAACAATAGAACGCCCCACTTGCATCGTTGCGATATTGACATTTTCCTGCCCAAGCAAAGTTCCAACACGTCCGATGACACCTGGACGGTCATTGTGACGAACGTACAAGAGATGACCTTCTGGCACGACATCCACTAAATAATCATCCACTTTGACGATACGTGCTCCTTGTCCATTCAATAAAGTTCCAGCCACTTTTCTAATGCCATTCGCAGTTTTTACCTCTACCGTGATTAACGT
This window harbors:
- a CDS encoding YebC/PmpR family DNA-binding transcriptional regulator, with translation MGRKWNNIKEKKASKDANTSRIYAKFGREIYVAAKQGEPDPESNQALKVVLERAKTYSIPRAIIDRAVEKAKGGSEESYDELRYEGFGPNGSMVIVDTLTNNVNRTASDVRAAFGKNGGNMGVSGSVAYMFDHTAVFGIEGKTADEVLELMMEADIDVRDIMEEEDEVIVYAEPDQYHLVQEAFKNAGITEFTVAELTMLAQNELPLPEDAQVQFEKMIDAIEDLEDVQQVYHNADLGE
- a CDS encoding HAD family hydrolase, whose protein sequence is MVKAIFFDLDDTLLWDKKSVEKAFQETCHFAEELTGQDCSGLEKEVRAAATELYASYDTYEFTKMIGINPFEGLWGTFDDEGPEFQQMKTIVPSYRQEAWTAGLKKINIDNSSTIGSQLADYFPEARKRNPVLYEESLKVLEDLKEHYHLLLLTNGSPSLQGLKLEITPEIAPFFDCVVISGAFGVGKPDPSIFEHALSKFDLSADEVLMVGDNLMTDIIGAEKAGIRSVWINREQKAPHESIIPTYEIQHLEELLQLLEQL
- a CDS encoding nitric oxide synthase oxygenase; amino-acid sequence: MTISNLTMSLLEEATDYLSICFDELGKSEHQKADRLLEIKTEIKSTGTYTHSYEELEHGARMAWRNNNRCIGRLFWNSLTVFDERHQTSAEGVFDALIRHIDFATNDGKIRPTITIFRPATKNEQPMRLWNHQLVRYAGYETENGIIGDSSSIEFTKKCQKLGWQGERSAFDILPLVIQMPNNELSLKEIPRQSIKEVEINHPEILEFSQLGLKWYGVPLISDMLLEIGGIEYKMAPFNGWYMGTEIGARNLADEDRYNALPELAKLMKLNTQSNRSLWKDKALVELNIAVLESFQNAGVTIVDHHTAAKQFKNFEKKEEAEERDVTGNWAWLIPPMSPATTHIFHKPYKNNLVKPNYFHQQAPY